The proteins below come from a single Malus domestica chromosome 03, GDT2T_hap1 genomic window:
- the LOC139194341 gene encoding uncharacterized protein, with product MGAGYTGVYGTTYRNDKAGLWDWMQSHFSPSNIPWLCGGDFNEFVWDHEKSRRAAVLYNRPRFLADFMNVTELFDLEFKGPIFTWRGLRNGEWVEERLDRGLINGLWQEIWPNSIAIHGPVLGSDHCPVIFKSDLDRPNSRRLFRFEAFWAKEEECNSLVQDCWARWGGR from the coding sequence ATGGGTGCGGGTTACACGGGAGTGTATGGCACGACCTACAGAAATGATAAAGCTGGTTTATGGGATTGGATGCAATCTCATTTTTCTCCATCGAACATACCTTGGCTTTGTGGAGGTGATTTCAATGAGTTTGTTTGGGATCATGAGAAGTCCAGAAGGGCAGCTGTTCTCTACAATAGGCCCAGATTTTTGGCGGACTTTATGAATGTTACGGAGTTGTTTGACCTTGAATTTAAAGGGCCGATCTTTACTTGGAGGGGTCTTAGGAATGGGGAGTGGGTGGAGGAACGTTTGGATCGAGGCTTAATCAATGGGCTTTGGCAGGAAATTTGGCCCAACTCTATTGCTATTCATGGTCCAGTTTTGGGGTCTGATCATTGTCCGGTCATTTTTAAATCTGACTTAGATAGGCCGAATAGTAGGAGGCTTTTTCGGTTTGAGGCATTTTGGGCCAAGGAGGAAGAGTGCAATTCGCTAGTGCAGGATTGTTGGGCTCGGTGGGGGGGAAGGTGA